One Rosa chinensis cultivar Old Blush chromosome 5, RchiOBHm-V2, whole genome shotgun sequence genomic region harbors:
- the LOC112203891 gene encoding uncharacterized protein LOC112203891: MEKKFWDQLMSYLKLMNGNVNMESCVVQGSRSLSMYLDPQNHIIWETPPFGCLKMNFDGASDSKSGICGLGVIFRDNQDVMKGAMSVPQIGNLPPRSIEALALLHGLRFAMHVGFMNLEVEGDALTVINTLKDSDDDLSFCFFNWMMI; encoded by the coding sequence ATGGAGAAAAAGTTCTGGGACCAGCTGATGTCGTACTTGAAGTTAATGAATGGCAACGTGAATATGGAATCATGTGTGGTCCAGGGAAGCAGGTCACTATCAATGTACCTCGATCCACAGAACCATATTATCTGGGAGACACCACCTTTTGGTTGTTTAAAGATGAATTTTGATGGGGCCTCTGATTCAAAGAGTGGTATTTGTGGTTTGGGCGTAATCTTCAGAGATAATCAAGATGTAATGAAGGGTGCTATGTCAGTCCCACAAATTGGGAACCTCCCTCCAAGATCAATTGAAGCTCTCGCTCTCCTACATGGACTCAGATTTGCTATGCATGTGGGTTTCATGAACCTAGAAGTTGAAGGTGATGCTCTCACAGTTATTAACACATTAAAAGATAGTGATGATGAtttgagtttttgtttttttaactgGATGATGATTTGA
- the LOC112168452 gene encoding protein fluG-like isoform X1 has protein sequence MQIHTGFGDKDLDLRLSNPLHLRAVLEAKRFSKSRIVLLHASYPFSKEASYLASGYPQVYLDFGLAIPKLSVQGMVSSLKELLELAPIKKETIQRVRELVQFGDFSFFKVCGYVLVGHE, from the exons ATGCAGATACATACAGG TTTTGGCGACAAAGATTTGGACTTGAGGCTATCCAATCCCCTTCATCTCCGGGCTGTGCTTGaggccaagagattttctaaaAGCCGCATTGTTCTTTTACATGCATCCTACCCGTTTTCAAAGGAAGCATCATATCTAGCCTCTGGTTATCCCCAG GTCTACCTCGACTTTGGCTTGGCTATACCCAAGCTCAGTGTCCAAGGGATGGTATCTTCACTAAAAGAACTTTTGGAGCTTGCTCCAATTAAGAAG GAAACAATACAGAGAGTTAGAGAATTAGTTCAGTTTGGGGATTTCAGCTTCTTCAAAGTTTGTGGTTACGTTTTGGTTGGACATGAATAG
- the LOC112168452 gene encoding protein fluG-like isoform X2, translating to MQIHTGFGDKDLDLRLSNPLHLRAVLEAKRFSKSRIVLLHASYPFSKEASYLASGYPQVYLDFGLAIPKLSVQGMVSSLKELLELAPIKKYRELEN from the exons ATGCAGATACATACAGG TTTTGGCGACAAAGATTTGGACTTGAGGCTATCCAATCCCCTTCATCTCCGGGCTGTGCTTGaggccaagagattttctaaaAGCCGCATTGTTCTTTTACATGCATCCTACCCGTTTTCAAAGGAAGCATCATATCTAGCCTCTGGTTATCCCCAG GTCTACCTCGACTTTGGCTTGGCTATACCCAAGCTCAGTGTCCAAGGGATGGTATCTTCACTAAAAGAACTTTTGGAGCTTGCTCCAATTAAGAAG TACAGAGAGTTAGAGAATTAG